In Euzebyales bacterium, a single window of DNA contains:
- the hemW gene encoding radical SAM family heme chaperone HemW: MTAPAAPEARTGASTRAGAGIYLHVPFCRRRCHYCDFNTYANRGALIGDYVVALHADIDVVAGGGPRALAPPDAEVEPDWPTFDSLFVGGGTPTLLPASDLAGVVRHVLERFDLAEGAEVTVEANPETVDVETLAALVDAGVTRMSIGAQSFAPHVLDALGRWHELDAPVRAVEAARAAGIAQMSLDLIYGTPGESPADWEHSVRTALDTGIGHLSAYALTVEPSTQYARRVRLGTAMAPDDDVQAERMDQVDAWAAEVGLARYELSNWARPGLESVHNRVYWRGGDWLGIGAGAHGHWRGRRWWCARSPERYIRAARNGASTLTGSEIPDADQRRAERLMMGLRLTEGVARAAVAPLDDRTVSDLATAGLLAATDHHIALTPSGMRLASAVTLKLL; encoded by the coding sequence GTGACCGCACCCGCAGCGCCCGAGGCCCGCACCGGGGCCTCGACGCGCGCGGGCGCCGGCATCTACCTGCACGTCCCCTTCTGTCGGCGCCGCTGCCACTACTGCGACTTCAACACGTACGCCAACCGTGGCGCACTGATCGGTGACTATGTCGTCGCGCTGCACGCCGACATCGACGTGGTCGCCGGCGGCGGCCCACGCGCGCTCGCCCCGCCGGACGCCGAGGTCGAACCCGACTGGCCGACGTTCGACAGCCTGTTCGTCGGCGGTGGGACACCGACGCTGCTGCCCGCGTCGGATCTGGCCGGCGTCGTTCGCCATGTGCTCGAGCGGTTCGACCTTGCCGAGGGCGCCGAAGTGACCGTCGAGGCGAACCCCGAGACGGTCGACGTCGAGACGCTCGCGGCGCTCGTCGACGCCGGGGTCACGCGGATGTCGATCGGCGCGCAGTCGTTCGCGCCGCACGTGCTCGATGCGCTGGGCCGGTGGCACGAGCTTGACGCGCCGGTGCGCGCGGTGGAAGCGGCGCGCGCGGCCGGGATCGCGCAGATGAGCCTGGACCTGATCTATGGCACGCCGGGAGAGTCGCCCGCGGACTGGGAGCACAGCGTTCGCACGGCGCTGGACACAGGGATCGGCCACCTGTCGGCGTACGCGCTGACGGTCGAGCCCAGCACCCAGTACGCGCGCCGGGTCCGGCTGGGCACCGCGATGGCACCCGACGACGACGTCCAGGCCGAGCGCATGGATCAGGTCGACGCCTGGGCGGCCGAGGTGGGCCTCGCGCGCTACGAACTGTCGAATTGGGCGCGACCCGGTCTCGAATCGGTGCACAACCGCGTCTACTGGCGCGGTGGCGACTGGCTGGGCATCGGCGCGGGCGCACACGGCCACTGGCGGGGACGGCGTTGGTGGTGCGCCCGCAGCCCCGAGCGCTACATCCGGGCCGCGCGAAACGGGGCGTCGACCCTCACCGGGTCCGAGATCCCCGACGCCGACCAGCGCCGTGCGGAGCGCCTCATGATGGGCCTGCGCCTGACCGAGGGCGTCGCACGCGCCGCGGTCGCGCCGCTCGACGACCGCACGGTGTCCGACCTGGCCACGGCCGGTCTGCTCGCTGCCACCGATCACCACATAGCACTGACGCCGTCCGGGATGCGGCTCGCGTCGGCGGTGACCCTGAAGCTGCTGTAG
- a CDS encoding DUF308 domain-containing protein encodes MIGGVVIFATPLLSTVTVGLVIGWYWVVGGVIGIVGATVERGDRFIRLLVAVLSPVAGVLVIAQPGLALVTRGSPVHGCWSSAS; translated from the coding sequence GTGATCGGTGGCGTGGTCATCTTCGCGACGCCGCTGTTGAGCACGGTGACGGTGGGCCTGGTGATCGGCTGGTACTGGGTCGTCGGCGGCGTCATCGGGATCGTCGGCGCCACCGTCGAGCGGGGTGACCGCTTCATCCGACTGCTGGTGGCGGTGCTCTCGCCCGTGGCGGGTGTACTGGTCATCGCGCAGCCCGGGCTGGCGCTCGTGACGCGTGGTTCGCCGGTGCATGGATGCTGGTCGTCGGCGTCGTGA
- a CDS encoding HAMP domain-containing protein, whose protein sequence is MNTTETTGVVDEPSSDRRPSLRRRLAVVLVGMSLLSVLVLGAYNFLVARSLLSDAVERQLENHQAGQVRALVNGLDRISQAVGLLARAGATVEALTTMGDGFRELEREARPLSARQLDELERVYVDSLASTAITSPPDVLVPDDPATRHVQYHYLAANPFPADERHQLAEAPGDTTAYGRAHAASHRQLVELRDGFGLGDILLVDAQGTVVYSTDKRIDLGTDALVGPLRHPGLRDVVEQRLSQVGVSETVFVDFRPYLPASGQPVMLAAATVSDGTEIIGAVVAEVPAPALNALTTFDGQWRASGLGATGESYVVGADRLMRSDARLWLEDPDAYLAALDDAGYAPDLSDAIAAAGTTVLQQPVRTASVDAAFDREPFSGRAGDYLDRPALTVSGLLPSNDLDWVVVSQLLTAEANEPLGDFNRLLLVTALMLVPLVAVAGLFLADRITRPVTPVVETATAVAGGDLSARAPELGRHEIGDVGRRLNALTAELAEQRAARTAEEHEITQLLQSILPARLVDELRVGHVAATDLADTATVIALTVHGPLERHDLAPEEALQASARLSQILEDTATRLDIERVRSASEHHLFAAGLGAPDVAADVAATFVTDVGVSFDTFTDETGIDVDYHAGLAAGDVVAGLVHPNTFTYSVFGEPARTALAIDAVATDGQILIHRSAADRLRDDWDLAPADGLVDLRGEPVDATMLVTRQPAASPDDR, encoded by the coding sequence ATGAACACGACCGAAACGACGGGGGTCGTCGACGAACCGAGCAGCGACCGTCGACCGAGCCTGCGGCGGCGGCTGGCGGTGGTCCTCGTCGGCATGTCGCTGCTGTCCGTGCTCGTGCTCGGCGCCTACAACTTCCTCGTGGCGCGTTCGCTGCTCAGCGACGCGGTCGAACGCCAGCTCGAGAACCACCAGGCCGGGCAGGTGCGGGCACTCGTCAACGGCCTCGACCGCATCAGTCAGGCCGTCGGCCTGCTCGCACGCGCCGGGGCGACCGTCGAGGCGCTGACGACGATGGGCGACGGCTTCCGCGAGTTGGAAAGGGAGGCCCGTCCACTGTCGGCACGCCAGCTCGACGAGCTCGAGCGGGTCTATGTGGACAGCCTCGCGTCCACCGCCATCACGTCACCACCCGACGTACTGGTGCCCGACGACCCGGCGACCCGGCACGTGCAGTACCACTACCTGGCCGCGAACCCGTTCCCGGCGGATGAGCGCCATCAGCTGGCCGAGGCACCGGGTGACACCACGGCCTACGGACGCGCCCACGCCGCGTCGCACCGGCAGCTCGTCGAGCTGCGCGATGGGTTCGGCCTCGGTGACATCCTGCTGGTCGATGCGCAGGGCACCGTCGTCTACTCGACGGACAAGCGCATCGACCTGGGGACCGACGCCCTGGTCGGGCCGTTGCGGCACCCCGGGCTACGCGACGTGGTGGAGCAGCGGCTGTCACAAGTCGGCGTGAGCGAGACGGTGTTCGTCGACTTCCGTCCATACCTTCCGGCGTCGGGCCAGCCTGTCATGCTCGCGGCGGCGACCGTCAGCGATGGAACCGAGATCATCGGTGCGGTCGTGGCCGAGGTTCCCGCCCCGGCGCTCAACGCCCTGACGACGTTCGACGGTCAGTGGCGGGCCTCCGGTCTGGGAGCGACCGGCGAGAGCTACGTGGTCGGCGCTGACCGGCTCATGCGTTCGGATGCGCGTCTGTGGCTGGAGGATCCCGACGCATACCTCGCGGCACTCGACGACGCGGGGTACGCACCTGACCTCAGCGACGCCATCGCCGCCGCCGGCACGACGGTGCTGCAGCAGCCGGTGCGGACCGCGAGCGTGGATGCGGCGTTCGACCGGGAGCCGTTCTCCGGCCGGGCCGGCGACTACCTCGACCGGCCGGCGCTGACCGTGTCCGGGCTGCTCCCGTCGAACGACCTCGACTGGGTCGTTGTGTCGCAGCTGCTGACAGCCGAGGCCAACGAGCCACTCGGCGACTTCAATCGGCTCCTGCTGGTGACCGCCCTGATGCTGGTGCCACTGGTGGCCGTGGCCGGGTTGTTCCTCGCCGACCGCATCACCCGCCCCGTGACGCCCGTCGTCGAGACGGCAACGGCTGTCGCAGGCGGCGATCTCAGCGCCCGCGCACCCGAGCTCGGGCGGCATGAGATCGGCGACGTCGGCCGGCGGCTCAACGCGCTGACGGCGGAGCTGGCCGAGCAACGCGCGGCGCGCACGGCCGAGGAACACGAGATCACACAGCTGCTGCAGTCGATCCTGCCTGCGCGGCTGGTTGACGAGCTCCGTGTCGGTCACGTCGCTGCCACCGACCTCGCCGACACGGCCACCGTCATCGCGCTGACCGTGCACGGGCCGCTCGAGCGCCACGACCTGGCGCCCGAGGAGGCGCTGCAGGCGAGCGCGCGACTGTCGCAGATCCTCGAGGACACGGCGACGCGCCTCGACATCGAACGTGTCAGATCGGCGTCGGAGCACCACCTGTTCGCGGCTGGACTCGGCGCGCCCGATGTCGCCGCTGACGTCGCAGCGACGTTCGTGACCGACGTCGGGGTCTCGTTCGACACGTTCACCGACGAGACGGGCATCGACGTCGACTACCACGCCGGGTTGGCGGCCGGTGACGTCGTCGCCGGTCTGGTGCACCCGAACACCTTCACCTACAGCGTGTTCGGCGAGCCGGCGCGCACAGCGCTGGCGATCGACGCCGTCGCCACCGACGGCCAGATCCTCATCCACCGTTCGGCGGCAGATCGGCTGCGGGACGACTGGGACCTCGCACCCGCTGACGGGCTCGTCGACCTGCGCGGCGAGCCGGTCGACGCGACGATGCTCGTCACACGTCAGCCGGCGGCATCGCCGGACGATCGTTAG
- a CDS encoding mechanosensitive ion channel domain-containing protein translates to MTSVLRDPIVAMVIALLVVLPVAVIAAGEAEERLRQRDSAFRPVLSVLRWWTLPLTALWFILRSVVGLPDTGPLVRVVATGMLLSLAVAALLATRLVIARLKRRRGTDRRGQLPQIVLALPRLAITLVIGWLLLDTVWGVDLSAALTALGVGTLVVSFALQDTLSGLASGLLMLADAPFAPGDWIRHGEVEGRVVDLSWRSTRIESRDGDLIIVPNAELAAAMLVNFDRPGRLHRVVVPVQVAYANPPSRARDMLLDAARATPDVLTDPAPNVRVVQIDDPLMGYEVDLWIDDFRIAPRVSSEFGALVWYHSHRHDVPLPSPAYDLYVYDGVAASASARPDAPTIQRRLRSSPLLDQLDDPAIEHLESAATAGRFARDETIVTGDPDRSDLVVLWDGRARLVAVDAEGAAAEIGQFGPGDVFGLLGRRGAGTRTARVDAITDCEVIVVDSGRAAEVISRNPELSEALEQLLASQQRRIERAAAMPARRTAATNGQQPDEPDVPTTSGAD, encoded by the coding sequence ATGACGTCCGTGTTGCGGGACCCGATCGTCGCGATGGTCATCGCACTGCTGGTCGTGCTACCCGTCGCCGTGATCGCCGCCGGCGAGGCGGAGGAACGGCTACGACAGCGCGACTCCGCGTTCCGTCCGGTGCTGTCCGTCCTGCGCTGGTGGACGCTGCCGTTGACCGCCCTGTGGTTCATCCTCCGCAGCGTCGTCGGCCTGCCGGACACGGGCCCTCTGGTCCGGGTCGTCGCGACCGGCATGCTGCTGTCGCTGGCCGTGGCGGCGCTCCTGGCGACACGGTTGGTGATCGCGCGGCTCAAGCGTCGACGGGGTACGGACAGACGCGGACAGCTGCCGCAGATCGTGCTCGCCCTCCCACGGCTGGCCATCACCCTGGTGATCGGCTGGCTGCTGCTCGACACGGTGTGGGGCGTCGACCTGTCCGCGGCGCTGACAGCGCTCGGGGTCGGGACCCTCGTGGTGTCCTTCGCGCTGCAGGACACCCTCAGCGGTCTGGCATCCGGGTTGCTGATGCTGGCGGACGCACCCTTCGCACCCGGTGACTGGATCCGTCACGGCGAGGTCGAAGGACGGGTCGTCGACCTCAGCTGGCGCAGCACGCGGATCGAGAGCCGGGACGGTGACCTGATCATCGTGCCCAACGCCGAACTGGCGGCCGCGATGCTCGTCAACTTCGACCGTCCGGGCCGCCTGCACCGCGTCGTCGTCCCGGTCCAGGTCGCCTACGCCAACCCGCCGAGCCGTGCGCGCGACATGCTGCTCGACGCTGCGCGTGCCACGCCAGACGTGCTCACAGATCCCGCGCCCAACGTCCGCGTCGTGCAGATCGACGACCCGCTCATGGGCTACGAGGTCGACCTGTGGATCGACGACTTCCGGATCGCGCCGCGCGTGTCCAGCGAGTTCGGAGCGCTCGTCTGGTACCACTCACACCGCCACGACGTGCCGTTGCCCAGCCCTGCCTACGACCTGTACGTCTACGACGGCGTCGCGGCGAGTGCCTCGGCGCGACCCGACGCCCCGACCATCCAACGCCGTCTGCGCTCGTCACCACTGCTCGACCAGCTCGACGACCCGGCGATCGAGCACCTCGAGTCGGCGGCGACCGCCGGCCGCTTCGCTCGTGACGAGACGATCGTGACCGGCGACCCGGACCGCTCGGACCTGGTCGTGCTGTGGGACGGCCGCGCCCGGCTGGTCGCGGTGGACGCCGAGGGCGCCGCAGCCGAGATCGGTCAGTTCGGTCCCGGTGACGTGTTCGGTCTGCTCGGTCGACGTGGTGCGGGCACCCGCACGGCACGCGTCGACGCGATCACCGACTGCGAGGTCATCGTGGTCGACAGCGGACGGGCGGCCGAGGTCATCAGCCGCAACCCCGAGCTGTCGGAGGCACTCGAACAGCTGCTGGCGAGCCAGCAGCGGCGCATCGAGCGCGCGGCTGCCATGCCGGCCCGTCGAACCGCGGCAACGAACGGACAGCAGCCCGACGAACCGGACGTTCCCACCACGTCGGGCGCCGACTGA